One genomic window of Manihot esculenta cultivar AM560-2 chromosome 16, M.esculenta_v8, whole genome shotgun sequence includes the following:
- the LOC110603535 gene encoding U-box domain-containing protein 7: protein MSEPSSSSSSSVWLASYTNLQFFTRIRRFLQSKAAQKNNKPRTKVSIDNKEVRVAMGGETEDGSLVLQRSVKKLHFGSWEEKEMAAMEIVRLAKEDVKTRKLMAELGVIPALVELVASEVIARRRVAVKALIELANGTYTNKTLMVEAGIFSKLTKNTEVSEDSMMHDLAELILSLSSLANNQFSLASSEVLPFLVRILESSSSVETKESCLGTLYNLSAVLENAGPLISNGVVQTLLTLISVKQLSEKALATLGHLVVTLMGKKAMENNPIVPESLIEILTWDEKPKCQELSAYILMILAYQSSSQREKMAKSGIVPVLLEVALLGSPLAQKRALKLLQWFKDQRLTRMGPHSGPQTGRIAMGSPVNPRESEEGKKMMKNLVKQSLYKNMEMITRRANASGDSSKLKSLVISTSSKSLPY, encoded by the exons ATGTCTgagccttcttcttcttcttcttcttctgtttggTTGGCATCTTACACGAACCTGCAGTTCTTTACTCGCATAAGGCGGTTCTTGCAATCCAAAGCTGCACAGAAGAATAATAAGCCAAGAACCAAAGTTTCGATCGATAACAAAGAAGTGCGAGTAGCTATGGGTGGAGAAACTGAAGATGGTTCTTTGGTGTTACAAAGATCAGTGAAGAAACTTCACTTTGGAAGCTGGGAAGAGAAGGAGATGGCGGCTATGGAAATTGTTAGATTAGCTAAAGAAGATGTCAAGACAAGAAAGTTGATGGCTGAGCTCGGTGTTATTCCTGCCTTAGTTGAGTTGGTAGCATCGGAGGTGATTGCTCGCCGGCGAGTGGCCGTCAAGGCTTTGATTGAGCTTGCTAATGGAACTTACAC GAACAAAACCCTCATGGTAGAAGCAGGAATCTTTTCAAAACTAACCAAGAACACAGAAGTTTCAGAGGATTCAATGATGCATGATTTAGCAGAATTAATCTTATCCTTATCTTCTTTGGCAAATAACCAATTCTCTCTTGCCTCATCAGAAGTTCTACCATTTCTAGTCAGAATTCTTGAATCAAGCTCAAGTGTTGAAACCAAAGAATCCTGTTTAGGCACTTTATACAACCTCTCAGCAGTGTTAGAAAATGCAGGACCTTTGATCTCTAATGGTGTTGTTCAAACTCTCTTGACTCTCATATCAGTAAAACAACTCTCAGAGAAAGCCCTAGCAACTCTAGGGCATCTAGTTGTGACCTTAATGGGAAAGAAAGCAATGGAAAataatccaattgtgccagAAAGCTTGATAGAGATTCTCACATGGGATGAAAAACCCAAATGCCAAGAATTATCAGCTTATATTCTAATGATTCTAGCTTATCAAAGCTCATCTCAGAGAGAAAAAATGGCCAAGTCTGGAATTGTCCCTGTGCTTCTTGAAGTTGCTCTACTGGGGAGTCCTTTAGCTCAGAAGAGAGCATTGAAGCTACTGCAATGGTTCAAAGATCAGAGGTTGACCAGGATGGGCCCACATTCTGGGCCCCAGACAGGAAGGATAGCAATGGGGTCTCCTGTAAATCCAAGAGAGAGTgaagaaggaaagaaaatgaTGAAGAATTTGGTGAAGCAGAGTCTGTATAAGAATATGGAGATGATCACAAGGAGAGCTAATGCTTCTGGGGATTCTTCAAAGCTCAAGTCTTTGGTTATTAGTACAAGTTCTAAGAGCTTGCCTTATTGA
- the LOC110603997 gene encoding uncharacterized protein LOC110603997, whose translation MELKIDKSYFSLFSAALFGSIVDISIELFLFIWNKIQLNFLFIFSIKEQEEDYSLNDASPIPEEILAETFFKKLKLPSLDKYDGTVDSMSHMAIFRTMMQPQDVNDFILCRVFSSTLTGLAQKWYQHLSLDSIHNFTQLDMLFKYKFIICIPPKKLSSNLQKIRHGEGKSLQSFISHFNFEAMQIEELNHEIACEALKKGIHNIKFMDSLIKNLATTYQQLIDKAQKYIKLDDDVQALREDRKTRQSKAQKLERRGYEGNRKNYLVSRERDKRGKYKTIHH comes from the exons ATGGAATTAAAG ATTGACAAGTCATACTTTAGCTTATTTTCAGCTGCATTATTTGGTTCCATTGTCGATATATCTATTGAGCTTTTCTTGTTCATTTGGAATAAAATCCAACTTAACTTTCTATTTATCTTCTCAATAAAA GAGCAAGAGGAAGATTACAGTTTGAACGATGCTTCGCCCATACCAGAGGAAATTCTTGCAGAGACATTTTTCAAGAAGTTAAAGCTGCCTAGTTTGGATAAATACGACGGGACGGTAGACTCCATGAGTCATATGGCTATCTTTCGAACAATGATGCAGCCCCAGGATGTCAACGATTTTATATTGTGCCGAGTCTTTTCATCTACGCTCACAGGTTTGGCCCAGAAGTGGTACCAGCATCTGAGTCTAGATTCTATCCATAATTTTACACAGCTTGATATGTTATTTAAATACAAGTTTATTAtctgtatacctcctaaaaagctctcctcAAACTTGCAGAAAATTCGACATGGAGAGGGTAAATCTTTACAGAGTTTTATCTCACATTTTAATTTTGAAGCAATGCAGATTGAGGAACTAAATCACGAGATAGCATGTGAGGCATTAAAGAAAGGGATTCACAATATTAAGTTCATGGATTCTCTGATTAAAAATCTAGCTACTACCTATCAACAACTGATAGATAAAGCCCAGAAGTACATAAAACTGGATGACGATGTCCAAGCACTCAGGGAGGATAGGAAGACAAGGCAAAGCAAAGCCCAGAAGCTAGAAAGGCGAGGCTATGAAGGAAATCGCAAGAATTATCTTGTATCCCGAGAAAGGGACAAGCGAGGAAAGTATAAAACTATACACCATTAA